GCTTTTTCTTTCTAAATGTAAATTACAAACTGCTTAATTTACCCATGAGAGGTTCTGGATTCGAATTGAGTTTATTGCTGCTTTTGTTTATTGTTACTTTAATTCCGATGGCTCAGTTTATTGGTTCTTTGTTCAAATCGCAATTGCTTTGTTTGCAAATGATGGCTTTTTCGACTTATCCGATTTTTTTGATTACAGGATACAGCTGGCCATTTGAATCGCTTCCGCTAGCATTACAGTGGCTGTCTAATCTTTTACCTACAACACCATTTATTGTTTTGTATACCGCTATTGTGCAGTCAGGTGCCAGTTTATGGGATAATCCCTCTGTTTTATTGCATCTTATACTGCTTTTTGCTTTTTATAGTACAATTTGTTTTATTCGTTTAAAATATTTGATGGGTAGAGGAAAAAGAATATAGAGGATAGAAAAAAGAATATAGAGGAAAGAGGAAAGAGGAAAAGGAGCTTTGAAACCTGCTGAATCTAATTGAGTGGAGTTTGTATAAAAAATGCTGGAATAAATCGCATTTTACGATTTGTTCCAGCATTTCTTATTTTGTTAATTACAATATTATAATACAACCAAAGGAGAAATTACACCAAGCATAATTCTTCCTGTTGTGTTATTGGATTGACCCAAATCTGTTTTGGCATAATCGCTGTAATTGTAGAATCTTGCGACATAAGTGGCAAAAAACTTTAAATTAAAGTTTTTGATCGGATAAAACTCTACTGTTGGAATAACACCCCATGCAGTACGAATTCGGTTGGAACTGACATTTGGATCAGGAATATCTTTCCAAGAAGCTTTACTAACCATGCCAATGGCCGAAATTTTCCATTGCTCATTTAGAGAATATACAGTTCTAAGCCAATGTTCTATATAATAAACATTTTCTGCAGCGTGATCTAAAACAGTATCTGGAAGTAAAGAACTCACAACTCCTGTTCGGTCAAGATCTTCGCTGCTCCATTTGAAATCATATTGAAAGAGCCATTTTTTAGTGCGAAACTGATTTCCTAATGCGGTATAATACATATTTACCGGTTTTCCATTTTTTGTGGCTTCCTGAAAAATACTGAAACTGTAAATGGTCTTAAATTTTCCATCTAAAAAACTTCCGTTCCAGTTTCCTACATAAGCGGCAGGAAATTTTGCTTCTTCAAC
The Flavobacterium humidisoli DNA segment above includes these coding regions:
- a CDS encoding porin, with translation MRILTSIILSVFLAAGAYAQQEKQTDTVLNHKTPLIKATKVDLLNNVDLIFNTQLGFNTYIEDGKYTGSKFEVNQFRLEVKGKVYKDKVFFRFRDRYTKETEPQSTDNISSSTDLAFIGYNISNRTSIAIGKMTANWGGYEFDMNPIDIYQYNDIVENSDNFLTGVQVNWKLNADHVFSGQILNSRTKTFSELYQNVPDVEEAKFPAAYVGNWNGSFLDGKFKTIYSFSIFQEATKNGKPVNMYYTALGNQFRTKKWLFQYDFKWSSEDLDRTGVVSSLLPDTVLDHAAENVYYIEHWLRTVYSLNEQWKISAIGMVSKASWKDIPDPNVSSNRIRTAWGVIPTVEFYPIKNFNLKFFATYVARFYNYSDYAKTDLGQSNNTTGRIMLGVISPLVVL